The genomic stretch ATCGTTTTGAACTCAGGCATTATCCCATCACACCTCTGGAAGAATTAAATCAATTTATACAACAATTAAACGAACAACCCAATGGCAATGGAAAAGAAACAAGTTTCCGGATAGCTGGTTTTATCGCTGAGGCAGCACACCGAACCAGTAAAAAAGGGAATAAATTTGGTTCATTGATATTGGAAGATTATACCGCTAAAACTGAAATCGTTTTATTGGGCGATGATTATCTGAAATTCAAAGCGTTTCTTGAGCCCGGACTCTGCGTGTATATCCAGGGAGTCGTAAAGTCCCGTTACAATGGCAATTATGAATTTTTTGTACAGCAAATCTGTTTGCTGGACGAGATAAAACACAAATTCACCAAAAGCCTCACACTTTATCTTACACCTGCAGAAGTTAATGAGCAAATGATTGAATTTTTCAGTCGCCATGTGCGAGCCTATCCAGGTAAGACACCCTTGTTTATACAGATTGATGACAAATTGCATGCAATGAAAGTAAAACTGCATGCCAATAAACATGTGGAGGTGAATGACGAATTGATTCAGTTTCTTGAGCAGGCAAAAATTGACGTTCAGGTCACAATTCACAACGGATAAGGAAAGCAGAAATTCGTAAATTGCACAATCTTAAAAAACAACAATTATGGCTTTAGAACTTACAGATGCCAATTTCAAGGAAGAAGTGCTGCAGTCCGATCAGCTGCATGTCATTGATTTCTGGGCAGAATGGTGCGGACCCTGCCGGGCAATCAGTCCTATCATTGAAGAGCTGGCGCGCGATTATGAAGGAAAGGTGAAGGTGGGGAAGGTAAATGTGGATCATAATCCCCAGCTATCGTTGGAATACAATATCACCAGCATCCCGGCTATTCTGTTTATCAAAAACGGGAAAGTAGTAGATCGGCAAATCGGAGCCGTACCCCGTTCGGTGCTTGAGAAAAAGATTCAGGCGCATTTGTAAAATGTTTTTCCATCGTCAGGGCCACTTTTCAATGAGGATAAGTGGCCTTGCGTTTTTTTGAAAGAGTTAGATCTAACTGTATTTGCATCATCGGAGAGTTTGATAAACTCCCGGCTGTTAGTGTGTGTCCTGTTTTGATTATATCAGCAGCCGTTTGCTCGTACATCTTTGCATGATGAAATGATGAAGGAGCCAGCAGGCCTGGAATAAGTCCAATCGCTATAAGTCCTGCTCCGGTAAACACACTTACCATATCTCCCAGTTGATTTTGCTGATGGGAAAGCGCATCTACACCGCTTCCGATAAGAGCGGCAGATATTCCCAGCTTGATATATCCTATTCGCCGGCTATTTCGGGCTTTTCTGGTAAAATAACGAAAGGCTTGCTGAGCCTGTATCTGCGATAGGCTATCATTTCCTGCAAAGCGTATTCTGGATTCCCAATCCAGCTTATCAGCCTCATAATTTTCTGCTATGGCTTTGTTAAAACACCAGGCTCCGCCTCCCAAGCCAGCTGCAAATACGAGGGTGGGTAAGGCAGAAGATGAATGAGATGGTGATTGCACCAGTGCGCTACCAGCAATTCCAGTTGCTATGCCTATATATCCCCATGTGCGGTAATTTCTGGCCGCATGATGCCGTGCTGCCATTTGTCGCTGAAAATCTTCCCGGGTAAACGAAGCAAGAGTATCCAGATGCTGACATTCAGCTATGAATGGCAGGCATAGCGTAAGGATGCAAAAGGCCAATACCCCCATATTTTTTTAGCATAAAAGATAAAATGCCGGTGGGAAAAAGTCAAAACTGGCGAAAATGGTGGGTTTCAGAACTTATTTTTCCACATCATGCTTTCCACGGGCTTATAGGTGCGTTGGTTATACTTTGCATCGGGCTTGCGGTTGTAGGTATTGATCACTTCTCCATCAACCGGGAAATAGATGAGCTGGCCAATAGGCATGCCTGCATACACACGTACGGGCTGCACAACAGATATTTCCAGCGTCCAGGTATTGCAAAACCCCACATCACCCTTACCAGCTGTTGCATGAATATGGATACCCAGCCTGCCGGTGGATGATTTCCCTTCCAGGAAAGGTACAAATGCATGTGTTTCCGTGTACTCCTGCGTTACGCCGAGATACAAAATGCCCGGTTGCAATACATAACCTTCCTCAGGTATTTCAATTTCTTCAATCTGGTTGTGTTTTTTCGCATCCAGTTCATGATCACGATATACGGCTAGGTATTTGCCCAGATGTACATCGTAGGAATTGCTGCCTAAATATTCCCGATGAAAAGGCTCAATAACAATGTTGCCTTTTTCAATTTCCTCCAGAATGCGTTTGTCGGAAAGAATCATATACGTTTGGAATGTATTTCCTTTGTCAACAAGATATCCAGCAAAAATATTATAATTGTAGGATTGTTATGCCGCTGATTGAAAACATTCGGCTGGAAGCGCATGCACGGTTGGGTATATGGCATATCACCGAGGATGAACAATTTTTTCTTCCACATGTATCGCTGAGCCGTGAAATCACTCATCCCCATAAACGCCTGCAGCATATTGCCGGGCGTTATTTGCTTACCAGGCTATGTCCATCTTTCCCTGTGGAGCAGATTGCCATTTTACCTTCGCGCAAACCGGTAGTTCCGGGGCATCATTATTTTTTTTCCATTGCTCATAGCCGGGATTATGTAGCAGCCCTGATCAGTGACCACGTGCCCGTGGGGGTGGATATTGAACATAAAAATCCGGTAGTGGAGCGGATAGCCCCCAAATTTCTTTCTCCGGATGAACTAAGCTGGCTGGAAGAACGTCGGCGCTTGCTGCAGCTAACGCTATGCTGGGCGGCCAAGGAAGCCGTGTACAAATGGTATGGGTTAGGCGGCATTGATTTCAGGCGTGATATCAGGCTGCAGCCGTTTCATGTGGGGCCTCCCGGCGAGATTATCGCCCGATTGGTACCTTTGCAGACGGAACTGATGATCAGATATCAAATCCAGCGTTCTTACTGTGTGGCGTGGACTTTGGGGTCAGGAAAGGAATTGTATAAAATCTGATGCGTATGGCCAGGATACATGTCATTCAGGGTGATATTACCCGGCTGCAGGTCTATGCAATTGTGAATGCAGCCAACAGCAGCTTGCTGGGCGGTGGTGGGGTGGATGGTGCCATTCATCGGGCAGCGGGGCCTGAGCTGCTGGAGGCCTGCAGGAAAATAGGCGGATGCCCTACAGGTGAGGCCCGCATCACGCCCGGTTTCCGGCTACCTGCCCGATATGTGATCCATGCTGTGGGGCCCGTGTGGCATGGTGGAAAACATGGGGAAGCGGAATTGCTGGCTTCCTGCTATCGTCACAGCCTGCAGCTGGCTGCTGATCATGGTTTGAAGCAGATTGCCTTTCCTGCTATCAGCACTGGGGCATATGGCTATCCGTTCGATGAAGCCAGCAGCATTGCCATCCGTACGGTAAAAGAATGGTTGGCGGCGCACAACATGGTCGAAGAAGTTTATTTTGTGCTTTTTTCAGACCATCATTATCAGCGCTTTCAGCAGTTTCTTCACAAAGAAGAAACATCAGGCCGCTGAATCTTTCATCTGCCTGATATATTTTTCCCATTCCTGAATCGTGCGAGCCTGCTCAACCCGGTAAGGGCCAATGGCCAGCCTGCGTAGGGCAAACAAATAGGCTCCGCAGCCAAGCCTGTTTCCAAAATCCCGTGCCAATGCACGGATGTAGGTACCACTGCTGCACTGGACTTCCACATGTACAAAAGGTAGATGAACAGAAACAATATCAAAACGCATGATCTGCACCGTGCGAGGTTCTATGTCCACCTGCAATCCTTGGCGGGCATACCGATAGAGCGGCATGCCCTGCTTTTTGATGGCTGAATACAACGGCGGAAGCTGTTGCTGAATACCCAGAAATTCACTGGCTGTCTGCTGTAGCAAGTCATCATGGATAAATTCGTAGGGTCTGTGATCTTCGGGTTCGGTTTCCAGGTCGTCGCTGGGGGTAATGGCTCCCAGCCGGAAAATGCCGGCATAAGTTTTAGGAAGCGTTTGCAAAGATGCAAGCTCGCGGGTTTTCTTACCGGTGCAGCAAATCAGCAGGCCTGTGGCCAGCGGATCGAGCGTACCGCTATGGCCTACCTTGGTATGGAGGAGTTTTTTCAATTTGTTCACCACATCAAATGAAGTCCATCCCAGGGGTTTATCCACCAGCAGCAGAGCTCCGGCTGTAAAATCCTGCGGATGCGTAACCAAACTTTGTTCCATCAAATTGTTTTCAGCAAAAATAGACTATCCCGGAATCAGTATCTTAGCGGTTTCGGATAATTATGGCATTTGCACATCACAAGGATGAAAACCTGCGTTTTGAGCAGCAGGTACTGAATGCAGAAAAATATGTGTTGCCCTTTTTGCAGCCGGATTTTGAACCGGCAACAAACCAGCACGTGCTGGAAATAGGCTGTGGAGAAGGAGGTGTATTAAAGCCTTTTCTGCTGCGTGGTTGCCGGGCAGTAGGTGTGGAGCTGGTGGAATACCGGTTGCAGCTGGCAAAAAGCTTTCTAAAGCAATATCTGGATGCCGGACAGTTGGACCTCCATTGTGCAGATATTTATCATATTCAACCTGAAAACATCAGTGATGGCGGCTTTGATCTGGTATTGCTCAAAGATGTGATAGAACATATTCCTGATCAGGAACGCCTGCTGGGGTGGTTAAAACGGTTTCTTCGGCCGAAGGGTCTGCTGTTCATAGGCTTTCCTCCCTGGTATATGCCTCATGGTGGTCATCAGCAAATTTGCGAACACAAATGGCTGAGCCTGTTTCCGTATCTGCATTTGCTTCCCGGAAAGCTGTATCCCAATGTGTTGCGCTGGTGCGGCGAACAGGAAAGTACTATTCAAGAACTGCTGCAGGTCAGGTCCACAGGGATTTCCATTGAACGCTTGGAAAGTATTATCAAAAAACAAGGCTATCGCATTGTCCGGAAACAGTTGTATTTAATCAATCCCATTTATCAGTTTAAGTTTGGTATAAAACCTGTCCGGCAATTGCCTGTGGTTCGGTCTATTCCTTATCTGCGGGATTTTGTGACCACCTGTGCTTATTATTTGCTGCAGCCAATGTAAAGCAGCCATCTGATGCGGGTCGGGTGTGGTTTCAATCTTCCGGGGTATAGAGCCATTCAATGCCTTTGCGTTTTATTTTTCTGGCCACTATCTTATCAATGGGCAGGCTCACACTATCCTCTGAAAATGTGTTCCAGGGAATCCAGCGGGGAGCAGTCACATCGTTGGCTCCTTCGGGAATGGGGAAGTCGAAGGGCTTTTCAATGGCCTTTGCCACAAAAGGCGATTTTGCCCTGACCACATAATAGATGGACAGGATTTGTGAATGATTGTCGAATGCAGAAATCTGGAAGAAATCGGTTGTATACAGATGTCTGACAATTTCGATTTCCTGTTGTAACTCTTCCTGCCATTCCCGGCGCAGGCAATCGAGCGTACCCTCACCAAATTCCAGTCCGCCGCCGGGGAATTTGGTGAAATAATTGCCGCGGATAAATTCATCGCTCACCAGCACCTGTTGCTGTTCATTGACCAGTACACCGTAAATCCGCACGTTCAGAAAGCTCATGGGGTCGATTAATTAAAGGGTTTGCAGAAATTCCTGAAATGCTGTGGATGAAAGATCAATGGAGCCAGTAAATACTGGAGCGGCCGGGCCACACAGCCAGATATCGGTAAAATGCTGATCATCGATTTTTTTAAAATGCACTTCCAGACGGCCACCACGGGCTTGCACGGGAATGCGGTAAGGGCGGGCTTCATAACCGGCTGCCAGCAGGGCTGCAGCAGTAATGCCGGTGCCACAGGCCAGGGTTTCATCTTCCACACCACGCTCGTACGTGCGGATCAGCAGCGCATCCTGGCCATATTCAATAAAATTTACATTGATACCTTCGCGGGCAAAGCGCTCACTGTAGCGAATTTTACGTCCTTCTGTTCTTACATCAACCTGATCCAGGTGATCGACATATTTTACCAGATGGGGAGAGCCCGTGTTTAAAATAGCTGTATCATAACTCCGTTCGATATGATCTACATCTTTCATCCGCAGGGCTATCCACCCGTTTTCCATCCGGTACGCCTCGTGTGGCCCGTCGATGGCAAGAAAGCTGCAACGATCTTTCCAGAGTCCGAGCCGGGCAGCAAAATCGGCCAGGCAGCGGCCACCATTGCCGCACATAGTGCTTTCCCGCCCATCAGCATTAAAATACTGCATGGCAAAGTCATATCCTTCGGCGCTGAGCAACAGTATGAATCCATCAGCACCTATGCCAAAATGCCGGTCGCAAAGCCATTGGATTTGTTCGGTATGAAGCTGAATCTCGCCCGGGCGATTATCAACCAGAATAAAATCGTTGCCGGCGCCTTCGTATTTCCAGAATGGGATTTGCATAAAGCACAAATTTAACAAGCTTTTTGCTGGTTATGAAACCATGCGTCAGACACGCATCCGCCAAGCTTTTCCCGATATGTCTGCGAACTGTTTGCAGATCATGATTCCCTGCTCAGCCAGCATTCCAGAAACCGGGTAATCATCCGTTCAATTGCTTTTTGCGAATCTGAGCTGAAGGTGCCGGCTGCCCGGTTAGCGACAATGGTGCTGATGGACAGGCAGCGATGACCCAGCAATCGTCCCAATCCGTACAGAGCCGAGGTTTCCATCTCGAAATTAGTGATGCGGTGATGCTGAAAGCGAAAGCTGGAAAGTTGATCGACCAGTTGGGGGTAGGCCAGCGGAGCCCTTACCTGCCGGCCTTGCGGCCCGTAAAAGCCAGGGCAGCTGGCAGTAATGCCATGGTAAGGCGAGAGCTGATGAGGTTCCGAAGTAAAGCTTTTCAGCAGATCCGGATCAGCAGCTACCAGATAGGGTTTCAAAGGTGCATGATCCCAGCCTGCGTGCGATATAAATGCCCGGATCAGCTCCTGTTCCTCGTCAGAATAGGCCAAGGCATAATAATGCATGAGGTTATCGAGCCCTAATCCATGGGTGGAAATCACCAGTGCATCAGTGGGCACATCGGCCTGCAGGCCGCCACAGGTCCCCAGCCTGAACAGCTGAAGAGAAGTGTGATCAGGTTTTCGGGTACGCTGTTGCAGATCAATATTTACCAATGCATCCAGTTCATTCAACACAATGTCAATGTTATCAGTTCCAATACCAGATGAAATCACCGTCAATCGCCGGTTTCCAATGGTCCCAGTATGGGTCACAAATTCGCGATGGCTGCGCTGAACTTCTATCCGATCAAAATGACGAGAAACTACCGGCACCCGGCCGGGATCGCCCACAGTGATGATGGTATGCGCAATCTCTTCCGGCCTTAGATCCAGATGATACACGGCTCCGCGCTCGTTGAGGATTAATTCGGATGATGCAATCATGGCTTGAATGGAATAAAAAACAAATATAAAGGTTTATCGAAATCAGTTTTTTGTATGTTGTTGTCAAAACTCTGTC from Thermoflavifilum aggregans encodes the following:
- a CDS encoding class I SAM-dependent methyltransferase, encoding MAFAHHKDENLRFEQQVLNAEKYVLPFLQPDFEPATNQHVLEIGCGEGGVLKPFLLRGCRAVGVELVEYRLQLAKSFLKQYLDAGQLDLHCADIYHIQPENISDGGFDLVLLKDVIEHIPDQERLLGWLKRFLRPKGLLFIGFPPWYMPHGGHQQICEHKWLSLFPYLHLLPGKLYPNVLRWCGEQESTIQELLQVRSTGISIERLESIIKKQGYRIVRKQLYLINPIYQFKFGIKPVRQLPVVRSIPYLRDFVTTCAYYLLQPM
- the dcd gene encoding dCTP deaminase, which encodes MILSDKRILEEIEKGNIVIEPFHREYLGSNSYDVHLGKYLAVYRDHELDAKKHNQIEEIEIPEEGYVLQPGILYLGVTQEYTETHAFVPFLEGKSSTGRLGIHIHATAGKGDVGFCNTWTLEISVVQPVRVYAGMPIGQLIYFPVDGEVINTYNRKPDAKYNQRTYKPVESMMWKNKF
- a CDS encoding NUDIX hydrolase produces the protein MSFLNVRIYGVLVNEQQQVLVSDEFIRGNYFTKFPGGGLEFGEGTLDCLRREWQEELQQEIEIVRHLYTTDFFQISAFDNHSQILSIYYVVRAKSPFVAKAIEKPFDFPIPEGANDVTAPRWIPWNTFSEDSVSLPIDKIVARKIKRKGIEWLYTPED
- a CDS encoding nucleoside phosphorylase, producing the protein MIASSELILNERGAVYHLDLRPEEIAHTIITVGDPGRVPVVSRHFDRIEVQRSHREFVTHTGTIGNRRLTVISSGIGTDNIDIVLNELDALVNIDLQQRTRKPDHTSLQLFRLGTCGGLQADVPTDALVISTHGLGLDNLMHYYALAYSDEEQELIRAFISHAGWDHAPLKPYLVAADPDLLKSFTSEPHQLSPYHGITASCPGFYGPQGRQVRAPLAYPQLVDQLSSFRFQHHRITNFEMETSALYGLGRLLGHRCLSISTIVANRAAGTFSSDSQKAIERMITRFLECWLSRES
- a CDS encoding O-acetyl-ADP-ribose deacetylase, which encodes MARIHVIQGDITRLQVYAIVNAANSSLLGGGGVDGAIHRAAGPELLEACRKIGGCPTGEARITPGFRLPARYVIHAVGPVWHGGKHGEAELLASCYRHSLQLAADHGLKQIAFPAISTGAYGYPFDEASSIAIRTVKEWLAAHNMVEEVYFVLFSDHHYQRFQQFLHKEETSGR
- the trxA gene encoding thioredoxin — translated: MALELTDANFKEEVLQSDQLHVIDFWAEWCGPCRAISPIIEELARDYEGKVKVGKVNVDHNPQLSLEYNITSIPAILFIKNGKVVDRQIGAVPRSVLEKKIQAHL
- the dapF gene encoding diaminopimelate epimerase — its product is MQIPFWKYEGAGNDFILVDNRPGEIQLHTEQIQWLCDRHFGIGADGFILLLSAEGYDFAMQYFNADGRESTMCGNGGRCLADFAARLGLWKDRCSFLAIDGPHEAYRMENGWIALRMKDVDHIERSYDTAILNTGSPHLVKYVDHLDQVDVRTEGRKIRYSERFAREGINVNFIEYGQDALLIRTYERGVEDETLACGTGITAAALLAAGYEARPYRIPVQARGGRLEVHFKKIDDQHFTDIWLCGPAAPVFTGSIDLSSTAFQEFLQTL
- the truB gene encoding tRNA pseudouridine(55) synthase TruB, producing the protein MEQSLVTHPQDFTAGALLLVDKPLGWTSFDVVNKLKKLLHTKVGHSGTLDPLATGLLICCTGKKTRELASLQTLPKTYAGIFRLGAITPSDDLETEPEDHRPYEFIHDDLLQQTASEFLGIQQQLPPLYSAIKKQGMPLYRYARQGLQVDIEPRTVQIMRFDIVSVHLPFVHVEVQCSSGTYIRALARDFGNRLGCGAYLFALRRLAIGPYRVEQARTIQEWEKYIRQMKDSAA
- a CDS encoding 4'-phosphopantetheinyl transferase family protein, producing the protein MPLIENIRLEAHARLGIWHITEDEQFFLPHVSLSREITHPHKRLQHIAGRYLLTRLCPSFPVEQIAILPSRKPVVPGHHYFFSIAHSRDYVAALISDHVPVGVDIEHKNPVVERIAPKFLSPDELSWLEERRRLLQLTLCWAAKEAVYKWYGLGGIDFRRDIRLQPFHVGPPGEIIARLVPLQTELMIRYQIQRSYCVAWTLGSGKELYKI